The Bacillus andreraoultii sequence TGCTAAAAGAAATTGGAACCACGGATTCATGAAAATATGAGGGATATTTACTCCAAACAAGTGAACGAGCATCGTTAATAACAGTGGAGCTGAAAGAACTGCAGAAATCATTAACTTTATTTTCTTCTGTTGCAATTCTTTTTCTTTATAAGTTTGTTTTTCTTTTGTTTCTGCTTTCGGCTTTGCATCGTAACCCGTATTTTTGATTTTTTCGATTAAGGTACCTGCATCAACGATTCCCGGATTATATTCAATCGTGGCACTTTCCGTTGTTAAGTTTACAGTGGCTCGAGTTACACCCGCTTGTTTATTTAATACTTTTTCAATCCGATTGGAGCACGCGGCACAAGTCATCCCAAACACATCAAGATCCACTTTTTCTTTTAAAACACCATAACCGATATTTTCTATTTTCATCGTAATATCATCTAGAGAGGTTTTGTCCGGATTATATTGGATTGTAGCTTTTTCTGTCGTTAAGTTTACTTGTGCCTCTACACCATCTATTTTATTTAACACTTTTTCAATACGGTTAGAACATGCTGCACAAGTCATGCCTGTTATACCTAGTGTCACACGATTTGTTTCACCCATATTTCCCCACTCCTTACTTCGAAAACTGTTTTAAAACACTCATTAGTTCCTCAATGGTTTCTTTCCCTTCCCCTTGTCTAATCGCATCACTAACACAATGGGTAAGATGACGTTCAGTGACAACAAAACCAACATTTTTTAATGCGGATTGAATGGCACTAATTTGTACTAAAATATCAACACAATAACGATCTTCCTCTACCATTTTCTGTATTCCACGAACTTGGCCTTCAATTCGTTTTAAACGATTAATGATTTTTTGCTTTTCATCTTGTGTTCTCGGTTGACTCGGGTGATCATGTAAATATTTATCCAAATCAATCACTTCCTTATTCTTTATACTTATACTATACCCCCCTATTGTATTTATGTAAACAAAAACATCTTTTGCGGAAAAATCACGATGGGTATCACGCCATCCTGTTTCACTTCTTGTATTACTGTATTGGGACTTTTTCACGTATCAAGTTGTTTCGTACGATTGGTTGGTTATTTTTATCGGCTTTAGAAAATACGCCTTACATATCCATCTTAATTTCTCCCCTCCATGTTCAGACTTTTGAACAGGAGGGAAGCATATTTTTGTTAAGAGATAGAAAATTTCATGCGAATATCAACTACTTACATTTCAAAACTATCTACTTATAATTTAAACTTCTGAACCATTTGCGTTAATTCCTCTGCCAAGTTGGCTAATTCTTCTGCACTTGCTGTCACTTCTTGCATGGAACTACTTGTCTGTTGACTAGCAGCAGCCGTCTCTTCAATTCCTGCAGCAGATTCTTCTGATACCGCGGCAATTTCTTGAATAGAGCCACTCATTTCTTGTCCTTTTTCTGACACATCAGCTAAGATTTGAGATATCGATTCAATCCCTTTAGCTTCTTCCGTAATTAAACTTCGAATTTTATTAAAGCTTTCTTCTGTTGACTGAATTTGACTTGTTCCACGTTCTACTTCTTTATAACCACTTTGCAAGGAGTCCGATACACTTACTGTTTCACTTTGAATTTTGTTAACAAAATTTGAAATACCCACGATAGAGTTCGCTACTTGTTCGGCTAATTTTCTCACTTCATCCGCAACAACAGCAAAACCTTTCCCTTGTTCACCAGCCCTTGCTGCTTCGATTGCCGCATTTAATGCCAAAAGATTCGTTTGGTCAGCTATGTCTTTTATAACAAGTACGAGTTTCGAAATTTCTTTTGACTGAATAGTTAAGCCTTCTACTTTATGAACAGATTCTTGAACAACCGTATTAATCTTCTGCATTTGTTCAACAGAGTCACTCATTTGCTTGCTACCTTCTGTTGCTACATGCAACACATCTTCTGAATATTGGTGGATTTCATTTCCATATTTATTTGCCTCATCTAACCGTTGTGCAAACACTTCCATATTGGTGGATAATTCACTCGCATTATTCGCCTGTGTTTCAGCCCCTGATGCTAGTTCCTCCATTGTTGAGGAGATTTGCTCTGTGCCGTGACTTACTTCATTGGATGATTGGGTTAATTCCTCACTGTGACTTGCTATTCGTTCGGATGCAAGGGAAATTCTTTGTATCATTTCTTTCAACATATCTTGCATCGTTCTCATCGTTTGAGATAATTGTCCAATTTCATCATCTGAAGTTACTTCAATTTGTTCAGATAGGTTCCCTTTACCAATATTGTCTGCCTTTTTCTTTAATTTATTTATTGGCTGAACGATTGATTTAATAACAAAGAAAATCGTTACTGATCCTATAATAAAGAACACTGCAATAACCAAAAAGGTTCTTTGAAAAATTGGTTTGGCTGTATTGGCAACCTCTGAATAGGATAAATTTCCTCCAATTTTCCAGTCTGTTGTCTCATTCGTGACAAACTTCATTAGTTTCTCATCGCCATTTATTTCGTAATATAGCTCTCCACTATTTTGTTTGTACATTTTTTTATAGAACGCTTGTTTCGCCTGAGTACCAGCTTCATTATGAGGATGGGAAATAAATTTTCCCGTTTTATCTAATAGAACAGCAAATCCCTTATCACCGAATTTAACTTTTCCCACCAAATCTTGTAAATAACTTAAAGAAATATCAATAGCAACGACACCCGAATCATCATTCGTTGATTGGGAAAGGGTCACTACCATGTTCCCAGTTGTTGCTGAAATATAAGGTTCAGATAGTATAATTTCCCCCTTATTTTTCATCGCATCTTTATACCAAGGTCTTTCTCTAGGATCGTAATCAGCATCCATTTCAGCATCTGGATACTGAACAAACAAACCCGTTTTCGTACCGATATATGTAAGTTCTACATCTTTAGGAAATAACTTCCCATAAAACTGGAGGATATCCACCAAATCAGACCTGTGTTCTTTTGTATAAAGTTCAGAGGATATTTTTTCCGATAGATAGGTGATATTCTCCTTTTTCGGTCCAATCTCATTATTTATTGAAGAATTTAAAAGCTGTACGTTTTCATTAATTCCATCCTTTATTCTATCCCCGACCGTATTTTTAGCAGTCATATAAGACAATGACCCAATAATCATACTTGGTACAATTAAAATGAGAGCAAAAGACAGAACTAATTTTGGTTTTAGTTTTGAAATAAAACTTCCTATTTTTTTCAAATTAAAACTCCTCCTCATCAACATAGTTGATTTATTCTCTTAGATGTATCTATGGAAAAAATATGTGCAAAAGACCACAATTACAATACTAATACAGTGCAACTATTACGTAAACCGATTGTGCTCCAATGTTGAAAAAGATTCATAACCTTCGTTAAACCATCTTTCAACTTGTTCCTAGGGTATTTTTCAAATAAGGGATGAAAGGAATGAACAAAAAAAAGGACTGAATCTCGGTTGGATCCAGCCTGGGTATCGGTTGATTTTTATTGATATCATTCAGTTCGGTTCAATAGCCTTGTATATCTAGCAGAATTCAGAACACTTCTCTTATTGTTCACTTTATGGAAGTGAACTGAATTCGATCGTGAAAAACAAATGTATCATAGACTAGGGTTGTATCTTTCTCTTGGTCTTTAATTCTTAAGTAGAAACTACTCATATTTTGATAGATATTCATGGACATCTTCTGGTATTTTAAAACTTAATTTGAATGTTTTTAACTGAAGATCAACATATGGCGTATCCATATATGTAATTATACTTGCTACATGCTTTAGCTCTTTTTTATCATCACTTGATTCACCGAATTTTATTGTTTCTTGTTTGTACAATTCAAATTGTTTGCCCATGATTGCATCTGAGGGGACATCCACCATTTCCCATTCACTCATTTTAAGTGCTTCTGTAAAGTCGGCAATATCCTCGTTATCTGTGATTGTTGAAATAGAATCTGACTCCTCGGGTGATATGACTTCCATTTTTTGTACGTTTTCAAAATTAGCAGCCAAATCATCTGAATCAGCCTTTTTATTTTCTACATTACATCCCGCCAATACACTCATAAATAAAAATACCATGATCATTTTCTTGATAATAAATCCCCCCATAACCATTTGTTCAAAACATTTACACGTATATATACGACTTCTTATTCAAATCGTTTCAACGCATATTAATAATTCGCTTTTGGCACTCCTATTTGGACTTATTTTCCTTCGTTTTTATCAAGCCTGAATATCATTGTTTCTTCTACCCTTTCCTCCATTCATAAAGTATCCGGTGACATCAAGGGATATTACGCATAATATGTTTGAAGTTTCATAAAATTCAAACCCTATATAAAAATTGTAAAACATAAGTTATTACGCTAAATATTAACTAATACGCCCCAAAGAATGCTCCAATATATGTCTTTTATTCCTTTCTTTCGATAAAAATCCATTATGTTTGATTCTATCATTCTAGTGGTAATGTTTTTAACAAAAAAGTACATCGAGTATCCGTTTATAACCGAGCCACTCAATGTACCTATAAAATTTAGAATTGATTTTTTTCACTAATAAACCTTCCCATGATAGTGATTTATATGAACAATTTTATTCTTCACTGTGCTTCCTTTATAGTTAAATAAACCCAACGAATCTTTGTAAGTATTCCTCTTTTTATCCTTATAAGTATACATACCTCATAAAACGGTGTACTGACCTATATTAACAAGGCTAGAGAGTACAGCTCCTGCAGCTGTTCGTGATGAAGTTTTTGGTGATTTTGTTAAAATAAATGATATTATGCCGGCAATAGCTGTTACCGTAACAGTTACGACATTAAAACTACCAGATTTATAACCTTTATTTACCCATGTTCCAGTGCTATAATCGGTTCCTATATTATAAGTTTTATAAGATTGGGCTGTCATTAAATTTAATGACTTTTCCTCTTCTATTTTTTCTACAGGAGATTCTGAGTCGTCAAGTACTATATCAGTAACAGCCAGTTCTCCATCTACATATAAATTGCCATCGACTTTATCAATTGTAATTTGACTTTCTTCATCATCCATTATCAATGTGAATTCTGCCCTCTCAGATGTTTCCCTCAAATCTACCATCTCAATATTTTCAATTGTATCAAGTTCCTCTATGGCTTCCTTGACTTGAACCTGCTGTAGAGATAAATTTGGATGAAAGTCTATGTTTGTATTAGCAAAGGCGTAGTGTGGTAAAGAGGGTGCAATAATTATTGTAGTAACTAGAATCATAATAACAACTTTTAAATTAGTTTTATTAATTTTCATAAGGTTCCCTCCCTTTTGACAAACCGAACTAGCCGATGGTTTAAAATTTTCGGAAAACAAGGGCGTATTTGTCATGCCTTAATTTAGTTCCCTTCGCCCTTGTTACACCTAACTTAAACCATCGGCGTGTTTGTCAAGGGCAAATGGCGACGGTTCTCCACCTTATTTCGGAATAAATCTTGTTTGCTTATCCGTTTTTCATAGAACTTTTGACATTACCNNNNNNNNNNNNNNNNNNNNNNNNNNNNNNNNNNNNNNNNNNNNNNNNNNNNNNNNNNNNNNNNNNNNNNNNNNNNNNNNNNNNNNNNNNNNNNNNNNNNNNNNNNNNNNNNNNNNNNNNNNNNNNNNNNNNNNNNNNNNNNNNNNNNNNNNNNNNNNNNNNNNNNNNNNNNNNNNNNNNNNNNNNNNNNNNNNNNNNNNNNNNNNNNNNNNNNNNNNNNNNNNNNNNNNNNNNNNNNNNNNNNNNNNNNNNNNNNNNNNNNNNNNNNNNNNNNNNNNNNNNNNNNNNNNNNNNNNNNNNNNNNNNNNNNNNNNNNNNNNNNNNNNNNNNNNNNNNNNNNNNNNNNNNNNNNNNNNNNNNNNNNNNNNNNNNNNNNNNNNNNNNNNNNNNNNNNNNNNNNNNNNNNNNNNNNNNNNNNNNNNNNNNNNNNNNNNNNNNNNNNNNNNNNNNNNNNNNNNNNNNNNNNNNNNNNNNNNNNNNNNNNNNNNNNNNNNNNNNNNNNNNNNNNNNNNNNNNNNNNNNNNNNNNNNNNNNNNNNNNNNNNNNNNNNNNNNNNNNNNNNNNNNNNNNNNNNNNNNNNNNNNNNNNNNNNNNNNNNNNNNNNNNNNNNNNNNNNNNNNNNNNNNNNNNNNNNNNNNNNNNNNNNNNNNNNNNNNNNNNNNNNNNNNNNNNNNNNNNNNNNNNNNNNNNNNNNNNNNNNNNNNNNNNNNNNNNNNNNNNNNNNNNNNNNNNNNNNNNNNNNNNNNNNNNNNNNNNNNNNNNNNNNNNNNNNNNNNNNNNNNNNNNNNNNNNNNNNNNNNNNNNNNNNNNNNNNNNNNNNNNNNNNNNNNNNNNNNNNNNNNNNNNNNNNNNNNNNNNNNNNNNNNNNNNNNNNNNNNNNNNNNNNNNNNNNNNNNNNNNNNNNNNNNNNNNNNNNNNNNNNNNNNNNNNNNNNNNNNNNNNNNNNNNNNNNNNNNNNNNNNNNNNNNNNNNNNNNNNNNNNNNNNNNNNNNNNNNNNNNNNNNNNNNNNNNNNNNNNNNNNNNNNNNNNNNNNNNNNNNNNNNNNNNNNNNNNNNNNNNNNNNNNNNNNNNNNNNNNNNNNNNNNNNNNNNNNNNNNNNNNNNNNNNNNNNNNNNNNNNNNNNNNNNNNNNNNNNNNNNNNNNNNNNNNNNNNNNNNNNNNNNNNNNNNNNNNNNNNNNNNNNNNNNNNNNNNNNNNNNNNNNNNNNNNNNNNNNNNNNNNNNNNNNNNNNNNNNNNNNNNNNNNNNNNNNNNNNNNNNNNNNNNNNNNNNNNNNNNNNNNNNNNNNNNNNNNNNNNNNNNNNNNNNNNNNNNNNNNNNNNNNNNNNNNNNNNNNNNNNNNNNNNNNNNNNNNNNNNNNNNNNNNNNNNNNNNNNNNNNNNNNNNNNNNNNNNNNNNNNNNNNNNNNNNNNNNNNNNNNNNNNNNNNNNNNNNNNNNNNNNNNNNNNNNNNNNNNNNNNNNNNNNNNNNNNNNNNNNNNNNNNNNNNNNNNNNNNNNNNNNNNNNNNNNNNNNNNNNNNNNNNNNNNNNNNNNNNNNNNNNNNNNNNNNNNNNNNNNNNNNNNNNNNNNNNNNNNNNNNNNNNNNNNNNNNNNNNNNNNNNNNNNNNNNNNNNNNNNNNNNNNNNNNNNNNNNNNNNNNNNNNNNNNNNNNNNNNNNNNNNNNNNNNNNNNNNNNNNNNNNNNNNNNNNNNNNNNNNNNNNNNNNNNNNNNNNNNNNNNNNNNNNNNNNNNNNNNNNNNNNNNNNNNNNNNNNNNNNNNNNNNNNNNNNNNNNNNNNNNNNNNNNNNNNNNNNNNNNNNNNNNNNNNNNNNNNNNNNNNNNNNNNNNNNNNNNNNNNNNNNNNNNNNNNNNNNNNNNNNNNNNNNNNNNNNNNNNNNNNNNNNNNNNNNNNNNNNNNNNNNNNNNNNNNNNNNNNNNNNNNNNNNNNNNNNNNNNNNNNNNNNNNNNNNNNNNNNNNNNNNNNNNNNNNNNNNNNNNNNNNNNNNNNNNNNNNNNNNNNNNNNNNNNNNNNNNNNNNNNNNNNNNNNNNNNNNNNNNNNNNNNNNNNNNNNNNNNNNNNNNNNNNNNNNNNNNNNNNNNNNNNNNNNNNNNNNNNNNNNNNNNNNNNNNNNNNNNNNNNNNNNNNNNNNNNNNNNNNNNNNNNNNNNNNNNNNNNNNNNNNNNNNGCGTATTGTCAAAAGTTTTTATATTAAATAGGTTAACAACCATTGATTTATAAGGCATTGAACAAAAAAAGACTTGCCACCCCCTAAAATCTATGGTTAATTGAGGTTACCACACACACAACTAACAAGATTGGAGTGAACAAGTCTGTATCCTCAATTATTAACCTATTTATTTGAATTTATCAAGTACCAAGATGAGACTATCAAAATTTTACAGACTCTTTTAATTGGAAAGAGTATGTTTGATAAACCCGAAGAAAAACCGATAAGCAAGCCTTATCGAAAACTACAGGTGGATGAGCTTCCGATTGTTGAAACACTTGAAAAGCTTGATTATCAAGAACTACTTAATGATTTTCTAGAAAAACACGGGAAACCATTAAAACCGGTTCGTAGACATAAAAACGCCAAAGTTTGTGTGCCTTCTCATTTGAATTGTCCAAAGTGTGGTGCTCCTTCTGATTTTCTTTATGCAAATAATGGAGATAAAGGACAATATCAATGTAAAGTGTGTGCGTGTTTGTTTAGCGAAAAGAATCGTTATTTGAAAGAGGCCATTTTACGATGTCCTCACTGTTCAAAAACACTTGAAAAGATAAAAGAACGAAAAGATTTTGATGTTTTCAAGTGTAAAAATAATCAATGTTCTTACTACCAAAAGAAGTTAAAAGGTCTTTCGAAAGAAGAGAAGAAACCGTTCAAAAAAGACCCACAAGCGTTCAAAATGCGCTATATATTTCGCCTGTTTAAGTTCGACTATAAGCCACTGTCGAAAGAGTCTCCAGAGTTACCGAAAGTAGATTTATCGAAATTGTACGTGTCTCCGCATACACTGGGACTTATTTTGACTTATCACGTAAACTACGGCTTATCAGCGCGCAAAACCGCGGCCATTATGAATGATATTCACGGAGTTTCTATTTCTCACCAAAGTATTTTAAACTACGAAAACAGTGTCGCGCTCATAATGAAACCGTTTATCGACCATTATCCGTATGAGCTTTCCAATCAATTTTGCGGTGATGAAACGTATATCCGTGTGAGTGGACGTTGGAATTACTTGTTCTTCTTCTTTGATACCGTAAAAAAGATTATTTTGTCGTATCCTGTTTCACCAAACCGAGATACACAGGCAGCTGTATTAGCCATTGATGAAGTATTGCTTAAGCTAAAAGAGATTCCAGAAGATCTTACTTTTGTGGTCGATGGGAATCCTATTTACCTTTTGGCTCAACACTTCTTTGCCCAGCACGATATCCACTTTGATGTGAAGCAAGTCATTGGATTAACCAATGAGGATCCTGTTTCAACGGAATATCGACCGCTTAAACAAATTATTGAGAGACTCAATCGTACTTTTAAGGGTAATTATAAGGCTACACATGGGTTTGGTTCAGAAAAGGGATCGGTATCCTATGTGACTTTATTCGTAGCATATTTTAACTTTCTCAGGCCACATGCTTCACTGGAGAATAAAGTGCCAGTTATGATCCCAGAACTCTCCAAATTGCCACACATGCCGGCACGTTGGACAAAAATGATTGAACTCGCTCAACAATGGCTTCTAGAAATACAAGCCGCCTAAAT is a genomic window containing:
- a CDS encoding methyl-accepting chemotaxis protein; this translates as MRTMQDMLKEMIQRISLASERIASHSEELTQSSNEVSHGTEQISSTMEELASGAETQANNASELSTNMEVFAQRLDEANKYGNEIHQYSEDVLHVATEGSKQMSDSVEQMQKINTVVQESVHKVEGLTIQSKEISKLVLVIKDIADQTNLLALNAAIEAARAGEQGKGFAVVADEVRKLAEQVANSIVGISNFVNKIQSETVSVSDSLQSGYKEVERGTSQIQSTEESFNKIRSLITEEAKGIESISQILADVSEKGQEMSGSIQEIAAVSEESAAGIEETAAASQQTSSSMQEVTASAEELANLAEELTQMVQKFKL
- a CDS encoding DDE-type integrase/transposase/recombinase — protein: MYPQLLTYLFEFIKYQDETIKILQTLLIGKSMFDKPEEKPISKPYRKLQVDELPIVETLEKLDYQELLNDFLEKHGKPLKPVRRHKNAKVCVPSHLNCPKCGAPSDFLYANNGDKGQYQCKVCACLFSEKNRYLKEAILRCPHCSKTLEKIKERKDFDVFKCKNNQCSYYQKKLKGLSKEEKKPFKKDPQAFKMRYIFRLFKFDYKPLSKESPELPKVDLSKLYVSPHTLGLILTYHVNYGLSARKTAAIMNDIHGVSISHQSILNYENSVALIMKPFIDHYPYELSNQFCGDETYIRVSGRWNYLFFFFDTVKKIILSYPVSPNRDTQAAVLAIDEVLLKLKEIPEDLTFVVDGNPIYLLAQHFFAQHDIHFDVKQVIGLTNEDPVSTEYRPLKQIIERLNRTFKGNYKATHGFGSEKGSVSYVTLFVAYFNFLRPHASLENKVPVMIPELSKLPHMPARWTKMIELAQQWLLEIQAA
- a CDS encoding metal-sensing transcriptional repressor, with the translated sequence MDKYLHDHPSQPRTQDEKQKIINRLKRIEGQVRGIQKMVEEDRYCVDILVQISAIQSALKNVGFVVTERHLTHCVSDAIRQGEGKETIEELMSVLKQFSK